In the genome of Photobacterium sp. TY1-4, one region contains:
- a CDS encoding MSHA biogenesis protein MshK encodes MVRAGLLGAVVLAALAGPGWAAQDPTAPFGWQAPAQTKPVVRARLPQLQAVVCGGPGGCLAILNNVPVALGERISGYTLAEIREGAVTLSRGGKRWRLEVFADDIKTND; translated from the coding sequence GTGGTTAGAGCAGGTTTATTGGGTGCGGTTGTTCTGGCTGCACTGGCCGGGCCGGGCTGGGCCGCCCAGGATCCGACAGCGCCGTTTGGTTGGCAGGCTCCGGCACAGACAAAGCCGGTTGTCCGGGCGCGGTTGCCCCAGCTGCAGGCAGTGGTCTGCGGCGGGCCGGGTGGTTGCCTCGCCATTTTGAACAACGTCCCGGTGGCGTTGGGAGAGCGCATCAGCGGGTATACCCTGGCTGAGATCCGGGAAGGGGCAGTCACCCTCAGCCGGGGTGGAAAGCGATGGCGTTTGGAAGTGTTTGCCGACGATATCAAAACAAACGATTAA
- a CDS encoding single-stranded DNA-binding protein: protein MASRGINKVILVGNLGNDPEIRYMPNGGAVANITVATSESWRDKSTGEQREKTEWHRVALFGKLAEVAGEYLRKGSQVYIEGQLQTRKWQDQNGQDRYTTEIVVQGYNGIMQMLGGRQGGGQGMGAPMGGQQQQGGWGQPQQPAAAPQQGYAPQQSAPQHQAPQQPQQPQQQYNEPPMDFDDDIPF from the coding sequence ATGGCCAGTCGTGGCATCAATAAAGTTATCCTGGTGGGTAACCTAGGAAATGATCCGGAAATCCGTTACATGCCGAATGGTGGTGCAGTAGCAAATATTACCGTTGCTACTTCTGAGTCATGGCGTGACAAGAGCACCGGTGAGCAGCGTGAAAAAACTGAATGGCACCGTGTGGCGCTGTTCGGCAAGTTAGCAGAAGTGGCTGGTGAGTACCTGCGTAAAGGCTCGCAAGTTTACATCGAAGGCCAGCTGCAAACCCGCAAGTGGCAAGATCAGAACGGCCAGGACCGTTACACGACTGAGATCGTGGTTCAGGGTTACAACGGCATCATGCAGATGCTGGGTGGCCGTCAGGGCGGTGGCCAGGGGATGGGCGCACCAATGGGTGGTCAGCAGCAGCAGGGTGGTTGGGGACAACCGCAGCAACCGGCAGCCGCACCACAGCAGGGTTATGCGCCGCAGCAGTCAGCCCCGCAGCATCAAGCGCCGCAACAGCCACAACAGCCTCAGCAGCAGTATAACGAACCGCCGATGGATTTCGACGACGATATCCCGTTCTGA
- the uvrA gene encoding excinuclease ABC subunit UvrA — protein MDQIEVRGARTHNLKNISLTLPRDKLIVITGLSGSGKSSLAFDTLYAEGQRRYVESLSAYARQFLSLMEKPDVDHIEGLSPAISIEQKSTSHNPRSTVGTITEVYDYLRLLFARVGEPRCPTHHVALAAQTVSQMVDQVLALPEGSKMMLLAPVVKERKGEHVKTLANLAAQGYIRARIDGEVCDLSDPPTLELHKKHTIEVVVDRFKVRDDLQQRLAESFETALELSGGTVVVSPMTAGEHEEIIFSANFACPHCGYSMQELEPRLFSFNNPAGACGTCDGLGVQQYFDPERVVQNGELSLAGGAIRGWDKRNFYYFQMLTSMAEHYDFDVEAPFNSLPQKTQQVILKGSGKQEIEFKYINDRGDITVRRHPFEGILNNMERRYRETESNSVREDLIKFISTKPCSSCHGSRLRLEARNVFVADTTLPQISEMSINEALDFFGNLSLVGQRAKIAEKVLKEISDRLHFLVNVGLNYLNLSRSAETLSGGEAQRIRLASQIGAGLVGVMYVLDEPSIGLHQRDNERLLSTLTHLRDLGNTVIVVEHDEDAIRTADHVIDIGPGAGVHGGNVIAEGTLADILASDASLTGQYLSGKKSIAVPEQRVAMDPERTVKLIGATGNNLKNVDVEIPVGLLTCVTGVSGSGKSTLINDTFFKIAHHQLNGATAGDAAPYREIRDLDHCDKVIDIDQSPIGRTPRSNPATYTGIFTPIRELFSGTQESRSRGYKPGRFSFNVKGGRCEACQGDGVLKVEMHFLPDVYVPCDACHGKRYNRETLEIRYKGKSIDEVLALTVEDAREFFDAVPAIARKLQTLMDVGLSYIRLGQAATTLSGGEAQRVKLARELSKRDTGKTLYILDEPTTGLHFHDIQQLLSVLHRLRDHGNTIVVIEHNLDVIKTADWIIDLGPEGGSGGGEIIATGTPEQVARVEGSHTARFLKPLLPAATNPELAEAR, from the coding sequence ATGGATCAAATCGAAGTCAGGGGTGCCCGGACCCATAACCTCAAAAACATCAGTCTAACTCTGCCACGTGACAAGCTGATTGTGATCACCGGCCTGTCCGGCTCGGGGAAATCTTCCCTGGCATTCGATACACTCTACGCCGAAGGCCAGCGCCGCTATGTCGAATCCCTCTCGGCCTATGCCCGGCAGTTTCTGTCACTGATGGAAAAACCGGATGTCGACCATATCGAAGGCTTGTCTCCGGCCATCTCCATTGAGCAGAAGTCAACCTCCCACAACCCGCGCTCGACCGTCGGGACCATCACCGAGGTGTATGACTACCTGCGACTGCTGTTTGCCCGGGTCGGTGAGCCACGCTGTCCGACGCACCATGTGGCCCTGGCAGCACAAACCGTCAGCCAGATGGTCGATCAAGTGCTGGCCCTGCCCGAAGGCAGCAAGATGATGCTGCTGGCCCCCGTAGTCAAAGAGCGCAAGGGGGAGCACGTCAAGACCCTGGCCAACCTTGCCGCCCAGGGCTATATCCGCGCCCGGATCGATGGTGAAGTCTGCGACCTGTCCGATCCGCCGACGCTGGAGCTGCACAAGAAGCACACCATCGAAGTGGTCGTCGATCGATTCAAGGTCCGCGACGATCTGCAACAGCGTCTGGCAGAATCGTTCGAAACCGCGCTGGAGCTGTCCGGCGGGACCGTGGTGGTCAGCCCGATGACGGCCGGCGAACACGAGGAAATCATTTTCTCCGCCAACTTTGCCTGCCCGCATTGCGGCTACAGTATGCAGGAACTCGAGCCGCGCCTGTTTTCCTTCAACAACCCGGCCGGTGCCTGCGGCACCTGTGACGGCTTGGGCGTGCAGCAATATTTCGATCCGGAACGAGTGGTCCAGAACGGCGAGCTGAGCCTGGCCGGCGGGGCGATCCGCGGCTGGGACAAACGCAACTTCTATTATTTCCAGATGCTCACCTCGATGGCCGAGCACTATGACTTTGACGTCGAAGCGCCGTTCAACAGCCTACCGCAGAAAACCCAGCAGGTGATCCTCAAGGGGTCCGGCAAGCAGGAAATCGAATTTAAGTACATCAATGACCGCGGCGATATTACGGTCCGGCGTCATCCGTTCGAGGGGATCCTCAACAACATGGAGCGCCGCTACCGCGAAACCGAGTCCAACTCGGTGCGTGAGGATCTGATCAAGTTTATCTCGACCAAGCCATGCAGCAGTTGCCACGGCTCGCGCCTGCGCCTGGAAGCCCGCAACGTCTTTGTCGCCGACACCACCTTGCCGCAGATCAGCGAGATGAGTATTAATGAGGCGCTGGATTTCTTCGGCAACCTGTCGCTGGTCGGGCAGCGAGCCAAAATTGCGGAAAAAGTGCTGAAAGAGATCTCCGATCGGCTGCACTTTCTGGTCAATGTCGGCCTTAACTACCTCAACCTGTCCCGCAGCGCCGAGACCCTGTCCGGCGGTGAAGCCCAGCGGATCCGTCTGGCCAGCCAGATTGGCGCCGGGCTGGTCGGCGTGATGTACGTGCTGGACGAGCCGTCCATCGGCCTCCACCAGCGCGATAACGAGCGCCTGCTCAGCACCCTGACCCACCTGCGGGATCTCGGCAATACGGTGATCGTGGTCGAGCACGATGAGGACGCCATCCGCACCGCCGACCATGTGATCGATATCGGTCCGGGTGCCGGGGTCCACGGCGGCAACGTGATTGCCGAAGGTACCCTGGCAGATATCCTTGCCTCCGACGCCTCACTGACCGGCCAGTACCTCAGCGGCAAGAAAAGCATTGCCGTCCCTGAGCAGCGGGTCGCGATGGATCCCGAGCGGACCGTCAAGCTGATCGGCGCGACCGGCAACAACCTGAAGAACGTTGATGTCGAAATCCCGGTCGGCCTGCTGACCTGCGTGACCGGTGTTTCCGGCTCCGGGAAATCAACCCTGATCAACGACACTTTCTTCAAGATTGCCCACCACCAGCTCAACGGGGCAACCGCCGGTGACGCCGCGCCGTACCGGGAAATCCGCGATCTGGACCACTGCGACAAGGTGATCGATATCGACCAGAGCCCGATTGGACGGACGCCGCGCTCCAACCCGGCGACCTATACCGGCATCTTCACCCCGATCCGCGAACTGTTTTCCGGTACCCAGGAGTCCCGCTCGCGCGGCTACAAACCGGGCCGTTTCAGTTTCAACGTCAAAGGCGGACGCTGCGAAGCCTGCCAGGGTGATGGGGTACTGAAAGTTGAAATGCACTTCCTGCCGGATGTCTACGTGCCTTGCGATGCCTGCCACGGCAAGCGCTATAACCGGGAAACCCTGGAGATCCGCTACAAAGGCAAGAGCATTGATGAAGTGCTGGCGCTGACGGTGGAAGATGCGCGGGAATTCTTTGATGCGGTTCCAGCAATTGCAAGAAAACTGCAGACGCTGATGGATGTTGGCCTATCTTATATCCGGCTGGGCCAAGCCGCGACCACCCTGTCCGGTGGTGAGGCCCAACGGGTCAAACTGGCACGCGAGTTATCCAAGCGCGATACAGGAAAGACCCTGTATATTCTGGATGAGCCAACCACCGGTCTGCATTTCCACGATATCCAGCAGCTACTCAGTGTGCTGCACCGCCTGCGGGATCACGGCAACACCATTGTGGTGATCGAACATAACCTGGATGTGATCAAGACCGCGGACTGGATCATCGATCTGGGTCCGGAAGGCGGCAGCGGCGGCGGTGAAATCATTGCCACCGGTACCCCGGAGCAGGTGGCCCGGGTTGAAGGCTCCCATACAGCGCGCTTCCTCAAGCCGTTGCTCCCGGCCGCCACCAACCCCGAGCTGGCCGAGGCCCGATAA
- the mshL gene encoding pilus (MSHA type) biogenesis protein MshL yields MRGFFLGVALLSLAGCSTQMGHRDPVEIKGALNEAANEANSRPLTELPPSVRADLLPQVALPDYAPISVLEKRFRVNARNVEARAFFGSLVKGTAVNMVIHPEVSGRISLTLRDVTLDEVLAVVSDIYGYNTTRKGNIIQVFPATLRTEVIPVDYLQLKRRGISLTSLTTGSITSSESSTSRNNRDGEDNNSNNYSESNATATGGTTIETTSESDFWQQLEKAVQAMIGTGQGRSIVVSPQASLISVRAFPNELREVKTFLGISQQRLKRQVVLEAKIMEVTLSDGYQQGVNWSNISKTLGGTSINVGRTSISETLPGGNAIASLLGGQTNITISDGNFASVLSFLDTQGDLNVLSSPRVTAANNQKAVIKVGGDQYFVTDISGGEVNSDGGTASPDIELTPFFSGISLDVTPQIDDEGGVLLHVHPAVVDVTTEVRDIELGETFGTYKLPLAKSSVRESDSVIHARSGDVVVIGGLMKSATNDQVSKVPLLGDIPVLGHLFRNVNKVESKTELVILLKPTVVSELTWQQEIERSRALVNEWFPDEG; encoded by the coding sequence ATGCGTGGATTTTTTCTAGGGGTTGCTTTGCTGTCGCTGGCGGGCTGTTCAACCCAGATGGGACACCGGGATCCGGTCGAAATTAAAGGGGCGCTCAATGAAGCGGCCAACGAGGCCAACAGCCGTCCGCTGACCGAGCTGCCGCCGTCGGTCCGGGCCGATTTGCTGCCGCAGGTCGCGTTGCCGGATTATGCCCCGATCAGCGTGCTGGAGAAGCGGTTCCGGGTTAATGCCCGGAATGTCGAGGCGCGGGCCTTTTTTGGCAGCCTGGTCAAAGGGACGGCAGTGAATATGGTGATCCACCCGGAAGTCAGCGGGCGGATTTCCCTGACGTTGCGTGACGTGACCCTGGATGAAGTACTGGCTGTGGTCTCGGACATCTACGGCTATAACACCACGCGCAAAGGCAATATCATCCAGGTGTTCCCGGCCACCCTGCGCACGGAAGTGATCCCGGTTGATTACTTGCAGCTCAAGCGCCGCGGGATCTCGCTGACCTCGCTGACGACCGGCTCGATCACCAGCAGTGAGTCGAGCACCTCGCGCAATAACCGCGACGGCGAAGACAATAACAGCAATAACTATTCCGAAAGCAATGCCACCGCGACCGGCGGCACGACGATTGAAACCACCTCGGAAAGCGATTTCTGGCAGCAACTGGAAAAAGCCGTGCAGGCGATGATCGGCACCGGTCAGGGCCGCAGCATTGTCGTCTCGCCGCAGGCCAGCCTGATCTCAGTCCGGGCGTTCCCGAACGAGCTGCGCGAAGTGAAAACCTTTCTGGGAATTTCCCAGCAGCGCCTCAAACGCCAGGTGGTGCTGGAAGCCAAAATCATGGAAGTGACGCTGAGCGACGGCTATCAGCAGGGGGTGAACTGGAGCAACATCTCCAAGACGCTGGGCGGCACCAGCATTAATGTCGGCCGGACCAGCATCAGCGAAACCCTGCCGGGCGGCAATGCGATTGCCTCGCTGCTGGGCGGCCAGACCAACATTACGATTTCAGACGGCAACTTCGCGTCGGTACTCAGCTTCCTCGATACCCAGGGGGATTTGAATGTCCTGTCGAGCCCGCGGGTCACGGCGGCCAACAACCAGAAAGCGGTGATTAAGGTCGGCGGCGATCAGTATTTCGTGACGGATATTTCCGGCGGCGAAGTGAACAGCGACGGCGGTACGGCATCGCCGGATATCGAGCTGACGCCGTTTTTCTCCGGGATCTCGCTGGATGTGACCCCGCAGATTGATGATGAAGGCGGCGTGCTGTTGCATGTCCATCCGGCGGTGGTGGATGTGACCACTGAAGTGCGTGATATCGAGCTGGGAGAGACGTTCGGAACCTACAAACTGCCGTTGGCGAAAAGTTCGGTGCGGGAATCGGACTCGGTGATCCACGCCCGCTCCGGAGACGTGGTGGTGATCGGCGGCCTGATGAAATCGGCTACCAATGATCAGGTGTCGAAAGTGCCTCTGCTGGGGGATATCCCGGTTCTGGGCCACCTGTTCCGCAACGTCAACAAAGTTGAGAGCAAAACCGAGCTGGTGATCCTGCTCAAGCCGACCGTGGTGAGTGAGCTGACCTGGCAGCAGGAAATTGAGCGCTCGCGCGCTCTGGTCAACGAGTGGTTCCCTGACGAGGGCTGA
- the csrD gene encoding RNase E specificity factor CsrD, with translation MRKASGMKLTNRLVAFVTLIVICAIFVIFIGGAVSFRKLGQDYLTHYLDGVVAVIDQELADPQGADSLSRWLPKLLKASNVVELEIASPAGVMYAYKGLQPINDPAVLHQGNYTLSHNPGFTVHLKSIPPYTEFTYSIGAMSSISLAVVIIILGLVWGMNWLRQQLYGSELLEHRGRMILAGKVDDNAVGDELEWPATASLALDQMIAELKDARQERSRFDTFIRTHTFLDQLTGAANRVLFDSRLQSLVQEPETHGAVLMVRIEDWEELLAEQGKEVADELIQDVGMILSNLIQRYPDTVLARYFDAEFAILLPQQPAKEVKQFANQLLKALDRLDPPAPLQPDNWCHIGMTYCASGDRRGRIMDAADMALRSAQLQGTNSWDTFQKAPQFEEGRGSVRWRSLLDQAFDGGGVLLYQQPALTLDHQVIHRELLARIPDEQGKLIKASHFLSAVTQVGYHTRMDKVVVAKTLTMLKHGPVGDALSVNVSVEALLEKAFVRWLRDELLQTPRTVLNRLSFEIPESSLVKHLDAMRPVARMLVGLGCKLVVDQAGRTIVSTHYIKDVKADYIKLHRGLIRGIHQRQENQLFVRSMLGACANSAAQVIAVGVENDQEWQVLKQLGVQGGQGRFFTREMSCGSKEV, from the coding sequence ATGAGAAAAGCCTCAGGGATGAAGTTGACCAACCGCCTGGTGGCGTTTGTGACGCTCATTGTAATTTGTGCCATTTTCGTCATTTTCATTGGTGGTGCCGTCAGCTTTCGCAAGCTGGGGCAGGATTATCTGACCCATTATCTTGACGGGGTGGTGGCGGTCATTGATCAGGAGTTGGCCGACCCGCAGGGGGCGGATTCCCTGTCGCGCTGGCTGCCCAAATTGCTCAAGGCCAGTAACGTGGTGGAGCTTGAAATCGCCAGTCCGGCCGGGGTGATGTACGCCTATAAGGGGTTGCAGCCGATCAATGATCCGGCGGTTTTGCACCAGGGCAATTATACCCTGAGCCATAATCCCGGCTTTACGGTGCACTTAAAGTCCATCCCGCCGTATACCGAATTTACCTACTCCATCGGGGCCATGTCGTCGATCAGCCTGGCGGTGGTGATCATTATTCTGGGTCTGGTCTGGGGAATGAACTGGCTGCGCCAGCAGTTGTATGGCTCTGAGTTGCTCGAGCACCGTGGACGGATGATCCTGGCCGGGAAAGTGGATGACAATGCCGTCGGCGACGAGCTGGAATGGCCAGCGACGGCCAGCCTGGCGCTGGATCAGATGATTGCCGAACTCAAAGATGCCCGCCAGGAGCGCAGCCGATTTGACACCTTCATCCGGACCCATACCTTTTTGGATCAGCTGACCGGTGCGGCCAACCGGGTGCTGTTTGACAGCCGGCTGCAATCGCTGGTGCAGGAGCCGGAAACCCACGGCGCGGTCCTGATGGTCCGGATTGAGGATTGGGAAGAGCTGCTCGCCGAGCAGGGCAAAGAGGTGGCGGATGAGTTGATCCAGGATGTCGGGATGATCCTGTCCAACCTGATCCAGCGCTACCCCGACACTGTGCTGGCCCGTTATTTCGATGCGGAGTTTGCGATTTTGTTGCCGCAGCAACCGGCCAAAGAAGTGAAGCAGTTTGCCAACCAGTTGCTGAAAGCCCTGGATCGGTTGGATCCCCCGGCGCCGCTGCAGCCGGACAACTGGTGCCATATCGGGATGACCTACTGCGCCAGCGGGGATCGCCGGGGACGGATCATGGACGCGGCAGATATGGCGCTGCGCAGTGCTCAGCTGCAGGGCACCAACAGCTGGGATACCTTCCAGAAAGCGCCGCAGTTTGAAGAAGGCCGGGGCAGCGTGCGCTGGCGCAGTCTGCTGGATCAGGCGTTTGACGGCGGCGGAGTGCTGTTGTATCAGCAACCGGCGCTGACCCTGGATCACCAGGTGATCCACCGGGAGCTGCTGGCCCGGATCCCGGATGAGCAAGGGAAGCTGATCAAAGCGTCCCATTTCTTGAGTGCCGTGACTCAGGTGGGGTACCACACCAGGATGGACAAGGTAGTGGTGGCGAAGACCCTGACCATGCTTAAGCACGGACCGGTCGGGGATGCCCTGTCGGTGAATGTCAGTGTCGAAGCGCTGCTGGAGAAGGCGTTTGTACGCTGGTTGCGTGACGAGTTGTTGCAGACCCCGAGAACGGTGCTCAACCGGCTGTCGTTTGAAATTCCGGAAAGCAGCCTGGTCAAGCACCTTGATGCGATGCGCCCGGTGGCCCGGATGTTGGTGGGGCTGGGCTGTAAGCTGGTGGTCGATCAGGCCGGTCGCACCATTGTCAGCACCCACTATATCAAAGACGTGAAAGCCGATTACATCAAGCTGCACCGGGGATTGATCCGGGGCATTCACCAACGGCAGGAAAACCAGCTGTTTGTCCGCAGTATGCTGGGGGCCTGTGCCAACTCGGCCGCGCAGGTGATTGCTGTCGGGGTGGAAAATGATCAGGAATGGCAAGTGTTGAAGCAATTGGGCGTTCAGGGCGGTCAGGGACGTTTCTTTACCCGCGAAATGTCGTGTGGCTCTAAAGAGGTCTAA
- a CDS encoding PilN domain-containing protein: protein MKSNPLLNRYFQKKRRIKTASLAIFTDSVTLVYESDTGWVCDQQAAMTQEERVATVAGLITRHQLDGAQFRLVLGHGLYQSMLIEKPDLPRDEYPTALPFLVKDLVNESPASLVADGFPAPLKERLQVFVTGRDQVMQFVRVCTDAGGTVALITAEEVVWGQLTSPTLNQLVMHRRHQGNLQLTAFQSQEMCFQRLLRGFPVPLLSPSEGDDMATALQLDSLALELQRSLDFLSAQLRDTPITQLLIACDDEDDDALAAALRQRLSVAVHAVTPVDPILAGNAARIAQAALTAPLDRGINFYSDALKPQIRLMTLQNVVLSWLLGVVVIGSLAGWLGWQNYHQAQLLAAEKTRLQAKQDELDRAKVALAKHIPSQLKVEVAGELEQHLAARQATLAAIEMHDDSLKVGYAGMLQQLSQAASRDISVQRIRVSGQQMDLEGIARTPDAVPNWLQAFQAHPALAERRFEQMTLGRDERNVVTFALHAERQAAEPLGQALSKMGDMQ from the coding sequence ATGAAATCTAACCCGTTGCTTAACAGATATTTTCAGAAGAAAAGACGGATAAAGACGGCAAGCCTGGCGATTTTTACCGATTCCGTCACGCTTGTGTATGAAAGTGACACGGGATGGGTGTGTGATCAGCAGGCCGCGATGACGCAGGAAGAGCGCGTTGCGACTGTGGCCGGGCTGATCACGCGTCATCAGCTGGATGGCGCGCAGTTCCGCCTGGTGCTGGGCCATGGCCTGTACCAGAGCATGCTGATCGAAAAGCCGGATTTGCCCCGCGATGAGTATCCGACGGCGCTGCCGTTTCTGGTCAAAGATTTAGTCAACGAATCGCCGGCTTCGCTGGTTGCTGACGGTTTTCCGGCGCCGCTGAAAGAGCGGCTTCAGGTGTTTGTCACCGGGCGGGATCAGGTGATGCAGTTTGTCCGGGTGTGTACGGATGCGGGCGGGACGGTAGCGTTGATCACCGCTGAAGAAGTGGTGTGGGGCCAGCTCACGTCACCGACCCTTAACCAGCTGGTGATGCACCGCCGCCACCAGGGCAACCTGCAACTGACGGCTTTTCAGAGCCAGGAGATGTGTTTCCAGCGCCTGCTGCGCGGCTTTCCTGTGCCGTTGCTGTCGCCGTCTGAAGGCGATGACATGGCCACTGCGTTGCAGCTGGACAGCCTGGCCCTGGAGCTGCAACGCTCCCTGGATTTCCTCAGTGCCCAATTGCGCGATACCCCGATCACACAATTGCTGATCGCTTGCGATGATGAAGATGACGACGCGCTGGCGGCGGCCTTGCGTCAACGCTTGAGTGTGGCGGTCCATGCCGTCACGCCTGTGGATCCGATACTGGCCGGCAATGCGGCCCGGATCGCTCAGGCTGCCCTGACCGCGCCGCTGGATCGTGGCATTAATTTCTACAGTGATGCCCTCAAACCGCAAATCCGCTTGATGACCCTGCAAAATGTCGTGCTGAGCTGGCTGCTCGGGGTGGTGGTGATCGGCTCGCTGGCCGGTTGGCTGGGCTGGCAGAACTATCACCAGGCCCAGCTGCTGGCTGCGGAAAAGACCCGGTTGCAGGCCAAGCAGGATGAGCTGGATCGGGCCAAAGTAGCCCTGGCCAAACATATTCCGAGCCAACTGAAAGTCGAGGTCGCCGGGGAGCTGGAGCAGCACCTGGCAGCCCGTCAGGCAACGCTGGCGGCAATCGAAATGCATGATGACAGCCTCAAGGTGGGGTATGCCGGGATGCTGCAACAATTGTCGCAGGCAGCCAGCCGCGATATTTCCGTGCAGCGGATCCGGGTCAGCGGCCAGCAGATGGACCTGGAAGGCATTGCCCGGACCCCGGATGCCGTCCCGAACTGGTTGCAGGCGTTTCAGGCTCATCCGGCCCTGGCGGAGCGCCGTTTTGAGCAAATGACCCTGGGGCGTGATGAGCGCAATGTGGTGACCTTCGCGTTGCATGCCGAACGTCAGGCGGCAGAACCGCTGGGGCAGGCGCTCTCGAAAATGGGGGACATGCAGTGA
- a CDS encoding LysR family transcriptional regulator, translating to MDWITCTNSFVTVVDQGSLAQAATKLNTSSSALSKRLTWLEQQLGVQLLKRTTRSLAVTDAGKLFYQRSARLLEDWQQMLAETTSTYGEVSGVLRIGAPLATGSRLLVYYLAEFIETYPNIQVELHTVTPGQLPDHNLDVFISRELTDFNSASYIATRLFSFQPGFYAAPGYLDNKPHISSPEQLAQHNCLLFGNHGHEQEHVFENNVRLRLRGNFTTQNPEALVAAAVAGMGIILTGEKMVQRELCKGLLVPVLPALKQPRSAAFAYYPKLEYNHVKTKLFIDFIKDKANAG from the coding sequence ATGGATTGGATCACCTGTACGAACAGTTTTGTCACCGTTGTCGACCAAGGCTCGCTGGCCCAGGCCGCGACCAAACTCAATACCTCCAGCTCTGCGCTGTCCAAGCGACTGACCTGGCTCGAACAGCAGCTGGGGGTACAGCTGCTCAAACGAACCACCCGCAGCCTGGCCGTGACCGACGCCGGTAAACTGTTTTATCAGCGCAGCGCCCGGTTGCTGGAAGACTGGCAGCAGATGCTGGCTGAAACCACGTCAACCTACGGCGAAGTCAGCGGCGTACTGCGGATCGGGGCCCCGCTGGCCACCGGCAGCCGCCTGCTGGTCTATTACCTGGCCGAATTTATCGAAACCTACCCCAACATTCAGGTCGAGCTGCACACGGTGACCCCGGGCCAGTTGCCCGATCACAACCTGGATGTCTTTATCAGCCGCGAGCTGACCGACTTCAATTCAGCCAGCTATATCGCGACCCGGTTGTTCTCCTTCCAGCCCGGGTTCTATGCCGCCCCGGGCTACCTGGACAACAAGCCACACATCAGCAGCCCGGAGCAGCTGGCGCAGCATAACTGCCTGTTGTTCGGCAACCATGGTCATGAGCAAGAGCATGTGTTTGAAAACAACGTCCGCCTGCGCCTGCGCGGTAATTTCACCACCCAAAACCCCGAAGCCCTGGTGGCCGCCGCAGTCGCAGGGATGGGGATCATCCTGACCGGGGAGAAAATGGTCCAGCGCGAGCTGTGCAAGGGCCTGCTGGTCCCGGTGCTACCAGCCCTGAAGCAACCCCGGAGCGCTGCGTTTGCCTATTACCCCAAACTCGAATACAACCACGTGAAAACCAAGTTGTTCATCGATTTTATCAAAGACAAGGCCAACGCCGGTTGA
- a CDS encoding type II secretion system protein M, with protein MNYWYKLSERFDLLTRREQGLILVSGWTVLLFVGFMVVIEPRMQALDSVERQILSLAGQLSSNEQQIDHIQRKLQRDPNREVEQKINMLAQENDALEATLQQRVASLVSPMQMSALLEQVLKRTDRLRLLSLTSMPSAQLISGKDEGYYIHPVRLTLRGRYFDLVDYLDQLEALPVKYYWRSLNYQVDTYPWAEIELEVYTLGESKDFIGG; from the coding sequence GTGAACTATTGGTACAAATTGAGTGAGCGCTTTGATCTGCTGACCCGCCGCGAGCAAGGGTTGATCCTGGTGTCAGGATGGACGGTGCTGTTGTTTGTCGGCTTTATGGTGGTGATTGAACCCAGAATGCAGGCCTTGGATTCGGTTGAGCGGCAAATCCTGTCATTAGCCGGCCAGCTGTCCAGCAACGAGCAGCAGATCGATCATATTCAGCGAAAGCTGCAACGGGATCCGAACCGGGAGGTTGAACAGAAAATCAATATGCTGGCGCAGGAAAATGACGCTCTGGAAGCGACACTACAGCAACGGGTGGCCAGCCTGGTTAGCCCGATGCAGATGTCGGCGTTGCTTGAGCAGGTGCTGAAGCGGACCGATCGGCTGCGCTTGCTGTCGCTGACCTCCATGCCGTCCGCCCAGCTCATCAGCGGCAAAGACGAAGGCTATTATATCCACCCGGTTCGGCTGACCTTGCGCGGCCGGTATTTTGATTTGGTGGACTATCTGGATCAGCTCGAAGCCCTGCCGGTGAAATATTACTGGCGTAGCCTGAATTACCAAGTCGATACCTACCCTTGGGCAGAGATTGAGCTGGAAGTATACACCCTGGGCGAAAGTAAGGACTTTATCGGTGGTTAG